The following coding sequences are from one Trypanosoma brucei gambiense DAL972 chromosome 2, complete sequence window:
- a CDS encoding esterase, putative has translation MSHILLLGDSLTEWGFECGWASRLSNVYVRRADVINRGLCGYNTRWILSILKNDESRHHLLPAYAPRPLFITLLLGSNDCATGGQAVPLHEFKSNLRAIIDLVRKHASPVGGIFLMTPPPINVEKWHKRLQREFGADPSTCGRSLERVLSYRDAVLQVGCVEKKAHNDVHVVDLYERFLGKDAESPNVAKGPWCDYLSDGLHFSETGGALVFDALMSAIESSPHSAQIIPGNVATQLPDFMTLMK, from the coding sequence ATGTCTCACATTCTTTTGTTGGGTGATTCTCTCACGGAGTGGGGCTTTGAGTGCGGGTGGGCGTCACGACTGAGCAACGTATACGTCCGCCGCGCAGACGTCATAAACCGTGGGTTGTGTGGTTACAACACTCGTTGGATTCTGAGCATACTGAAGAATGATGAGTCACGGCACCATTTACTTCCCGCTTACGCCCCACGTCCGCTGTTTATAACATTGTTGTTGGGTTCCAATGACTGTGCCACCGGTGGTCAGGCCGTACCGTTGCATGAATTCAAGAGTAACTTGAGGGCGATCATCGACTTGGTACGTAAACACGCTTCTCCTGTCGGCGGTATTTTTCTCATGACGCCACCACCTATAAATGTCGAAAAGTGGCATAAACGCCTGCAGCGGGAGTTTGGGGCAGACCCCAGCACCTGTGGCCGATCACTTGAAAGGGTCCTCAGTTATCGCGATGCGGTTTTGCAGGTCGGATGCGTGGAGAAAAAAGCGCACAATGACGTTCATGTCGTTGACCTGTACGAACGTTTTCTTGGAAAAGACGCTGAGTCGCCAAATGTAGCCAAAGGGCCGTGGTGCGATTACCTTTCTGATGGTCTTCACTTTAGTGAGACTGGAGGCGCTTTGGTGTTCGATGCCCTAATGAGCGCGATTGAGAGTTCACCCCACTCAGCTCAAATCATTCCAGGAAATGTGGCGACTCAACTTCCAGACTTCATGACGTTGATGAAATGA
- a CDS encoding ribosomal protein L11, putative → MLRACGVLQLRARPKTVCVEPGSNRLPEALVVEKARDIFGRPEFPGKRVLHNWRFFIKAGKAATGPPVGQEFSKLGLKAMDFAKVFNDRTKPHFKEDVELIVRIQVYFDKSYLFTIEPPPTAWFILRALRKKRRETGPVPLRGHYCALMTLEMAYEIAKMKPLCWGRPEYPLLETRVRRVVGQARRMGVCFIGVDTPYSSPVKDMTEQQYTEECERYRRIHMEQYTTLRQRELEEAPLIERLHRPNMSPLTDEQIEEGLRDPCLLDTLWRASHPLSPYHRDLRERELARRYLNARGWVKDMTPEEMRIVFMNYRLPEGEKRKQMDEPAMSGEVYWTRDGAQL, encoded by the coding sequence ATGCTCCGCGCGTGTGGCGTCCTTCAACTAAGGGCACGGCCCAAGACGGTGTGTGTAGAACCTGGTTCAAACCGACTGCCTGAAGCTTTGGTGGTTGAGAAGGCGAGGGATATATTTGGGCGACCTGAATTTCCTGGGAAGCGTGTATTGCACAACTGGCGTTTCTTTATTAAGGCTGGGAAGGCGGCGACGGGTCCTCCCGTGGGACAAGAGTTTTCGAAACTTGGGCTGAAGGCGATGGATTTTGCGAAGGTGTTCAATGACCGGACGAAGCCACACTTCAAGGAAGATGTCGAGCTGATTGTTCGCATCCAAGTGTACTTTGACAAATCGTATCTTTTTACAATTGAACCGCCACCTACTGCGTGGTTCATTCTGCGTGCACTTCGGAAGAAGCGGCGGGAGACGGGACCTGTGCCGCTGCGAGGGCACTACTGTGCTCTGATGACATTGGAGATGGCATACGAAATAGCGAAAATGAAACCGTTGTGTTGGGGACGTCCAGAGTACCCGTTACTGGAGACCCGTGTACGACGCGTTGTTGGGCAAGCCAGGCGGATGggtgtttgtttcattgGCGTAGATACACCTTACAGTTCCCCCGTGAAAGATATGACTGAGCAGCAGTACACGGAGGAATGCGAAAGGTACAGGCGTATACACATGGAACAATATACTACGTTGAGGCAGCGTGAACTTGAAGAGGCACCACTGATTGAGCGGTTGCACCGGCCCAATATGTCACCACTGACGGATGAACAGATTGAGGAGGGTTTGCGTGACCCCTGTTTACTGGATACCCTGTGGAGAGCGAGCCACCCACTGAGCCCTTATCATCGTGATTTGAGGGAGCGGGAACTTGCTCGACGTTACTTGAATGCACGAGGTTGGGTGAAGGACATGACGCCAGAGGAGATGCGTATTGTTTTTATGAATTACCGACTCCCTGAAGGTGAGAAGCGGAAGCAGATGGACGAGCCTGCAATGAGTGGGGAGGTGTACTGGACGCGTGATGGGGCGCAGCTGTGA
- a CDS encoding transcription initiation protein, putative, with protein sequence MSDELGVNELADLLADHEPMDLVVPSDPSEVEGSYDEVYKKEQQEREESRKHKRRKRSRHGAKSRIKHSGGRKSDGVNPRVRSKFVIDAAESGETESDDGFVVGSDEDGESDVYGGPMAMREGGKRHIFPEGEEDMTAEEVARAIEERYRSGRKKANRTEALLSSGIPKGKLSSLRYASHLLPQDTDPKVFAVKCRPRMARVLVARLVNKCYAFRIGRNYEKRKVDLGIISVFCFDHVKEYIYIESHRKAFVENAINGLVGLFRSNISLVNPSELMQMMEHRPSEDKIRVGSFVRLRRRQYRLDIAQVIAVDSASRRVTVKVVPREDFVGKTCNKPEVRMPQRLFVPNLAVGAHNRGEMYTWGDLIFDGEGYLHLSVSLSQVISGVKMEKPTVEELAAFFSSDLNRVREAASHFASNGRGSAGLRIGDMVRVVSGQLRETVGTIENIFLDTNTVALSCRVPMKGETIKLRVELPLCVKHFTEGTHVVIDGGVHAGESGTVVKALGDVVHVFSDRATATRELVVRADDCHRSNLVGSFGHTSGSWKLFDLVMLPDSSSVACVVRLNRNDVCVLTDRMETRYLSTTQIKPVLTGRRQTTDQLANMITRGSEVIIQNDDSSPYHLDGQTGRVEQVFNTTLFVRVKTVKENSGLVAVDASCVLLIGGRTTTKQIQPAKQLPTVNRNPHNASRADLSVPNPRMTSEDWAGNSEWYEMDIE encoded by the coding sequence ATGTCCGACGAACTAGGTGTAAACGAACTCGCTGATCTCCTTGCAGACCATGAACCAATGGACCTTGTGGTTCCCTCCGACCCCTCGGAAGTAGAAGGTAGTTATGACGAAGTCTACAAGAAAGAACagcaggaaagagaagagagcaGGAAACATAAAAGGAGGAAGCGTTCGCGTCATGGGGCCAAATCACGTATTAAGCATTcgggagggagaaagagcGATGGCGTGAACCCAAGGGTGCGATCCAAGTTTGTTATTGATGCTGCAGAGAGCGGGGAAACGGAATCTGACGatggttttgttgttggaagTGATGAGGACGGCGAAAGTGACGTCTATGGTGGTCCGATGGCGATGCgcgaaggagggaaacgACACATCTTTCCTGAGGGAGAAGAGGACATGACAGCCGAAGAGGTAGCGCGTGCTATTGAAGAACGGTACCGCTCTGGTAGGAAAAAAGCGAACCGAACAGAAGCGCTTTTGTCTTCTGGTATTCCTAAAGGGAAGCTGTCGTCACTACGTTATGCTTCGCATTTGCTGCCGCAGGATACGGATCCCAAAGTTTTCGCTGTTAAGTGTCGCCCTCGCATGGCTCGTGTGCTTGTCGCCCGATTAGTAAACAAATGCTACGCTTTTCGTATAGGTCGCAATTATGAGAAGCGAAAAGTTGACCTGGGTATTATTTCGGTGTTTTGCTTCGATCACgtgaaagaatatatatatattgaatcACACCGCAAAGCGTTTGTAGAGAATGCAATCAACGGGTTAGTTGGCCTGTTTCGAAGCAATATTTCTCTAGTAAATCCTTCAGAGCTGATGCAGATGATGGAACATCGGCCCTCAGAGGATAAGATTCGTGTAGGCTCCTTTGTTCGGCTGCGGCGGCGTCAATACCGCCTGGATATCGCGCAGGTAATTGCCGTTGACTCAGCCTCTCGACGCGTGACGGTTAAAGTGGTTCCTCGGGAGGACTTCGTTGGAAAAACTTGCAACAAACCTGAGGTGCGAATGCCCCAACGCTTATTTGTCCCAAATCTTGCCGTAGGAGCTCATAACCGGGGTGAAATGTACACGTGGGGTGACCTCATTTTTGATGGCGAAGGATACCTTCACCTCAGCGTGTCCCTCAGCCAGGTTATAAGTGGGGTTAAGATGGAGAAGCCCACAGTAGAGGAGTTAGCTGCCTTCTTTAGCAGCGACCTTAACAGGGTGCGTGAGGCTGCTTCCCATTTCGCCTCCAACGGTCGTGGCTCAGCGGGGCTGCGCATTGGTGACATGGTGCGGGTGGTATCTGGACAGCTGCGCGAAACTGTGGGGACAatagaaaatatttttctgGACACAAATACGGTTGCCTTGTCATGTCGGGTTCCCATGAAGGGCGAGACAATAAAGCTTCGGGTCGAGCTTCCACTGTGTGTGAAGCACTTCACCGAGGGGACCCATGTCGTTATCGATGGGGGTGTGCATGCTGGTGAAAGTGGCACGGTGGTGAAGGCGCTGGGTGATGTTGTACATGTGTTCTCCGATAGGGCTACTGCTACACGCGAGTTGGTGGTTCGTGCAGATGACTGTCATCGGAGCAATCTCGTTGGCTCCTTCGGCCATACTTCGGGGTCATGGAAACTATTTGATCTAGTGATGCTGCCGGATTCCTCATCCGTCGCTTGTGTTGTGCGCCTAAACCGCAACGACGTATGCGTCTTGACGGATCGGATGGAGACGCGCTACTTGTCAACCACACAGATCAAGCCAGTCCTCACTGGGCGGCGCCAAACCACGGACCAGCTGGCCAACATGATTACCCGTGGATCTGAGGTGATTATACAGAATGACGACAGCTCTCCGTATCATCTCGACGGCCAGACTGGTCGTGTGGAACAGGTATTTAACACTACCCTTTTTGTGCGCGTAAAAACTGTGAAGGAAAACTCAGGGTTGGTAGCTGTCGATGCTAGTTGTGTCCTGCTTATTGGCGGTCGAACCACGACAAAACAGATACAACCAGCGAAGCAGCTTCCAACGGTAAATCGCAACCCACATAATGCTTCTCGAGCAGACCTGTCGGTTCCCAATCCTCGCATGACATCGGAAGACTGGGCGGGCAACTCCGAGTGGTACGAGATGGACATAGAGTAA
- a CDS encoding GTP binding protein, putative, translating into MPPKKKDDKSQESLTVLLGRPGSNLKVGIVGLPNVGKSTFFNVLSKKGVPAENRPFCTIDPNTADINIPDDRFDKVVQLNKPASVVPAQVHIRDIAGLVRGASHGEGLGNAFLSHINECDGVIHMIRVFEEEDITHVEGELDPVRDLDIIFSELVLKDLQVVNGLIDKLTVIVNRGLDKTKKNDLEILHKVRDHLEKGEQVRCYQWNNKEIDFLNTLQLLTAKPAIFLANMSEKDFIRQRSKWLAKVKEWIDKHTGELLIPVSAEMEANLLNMSSEEAEEFLKQNKTKSQVPKIITSAYHAINLIHYFTAGPDEVKCWTIQRGTKAPQAAGKIHSDMEKGFICAEVIHWEDYEKLESEAACREAGKQHQEGRNYEVRDGDIIFFKFNAAKGGKK; encoded by the coding sequence ATGCCACCTAAGAAGAAGGATGACAAATCACAGGAGTCCCTTACGGTTCTCCTCGGGCGGCCAGGCAGTAATCTGAAGGTCGGCATTGTTGGGCTCCCGAACGTTGGTAAGTCCACATTTTTTAACGTGTTATCCAAAAAGGGAGTTCCAGCGGAAAATCGTCCGTTTTGCACGATAGATCCTAATACGGCGGACATAAACATTCCGGATGACAGATTTGACAAGGTGGTGCAGCTTAACAAGCCGGCGTCTGTTGTCCCAGCACAGGTTCATATACGTGATATTGCTGGCTTGGTACGCGGAGCCAGTCACGGGGAGGGGCTTGGCAATGCTTTCTTATCTCACATCAATGAATGTGATGGTGTTATTCATATGATCCGTGTTTTCGAGGAGGAAGACATCACTCATGTGGAGGGTGAACTCGATCCTGTCCGGGACTTGGACATCATCTTTTCAGAACTCGTACTGAAGGATTTACAGGTTGTCAACGGTTTGATTGATAAATTAACTGTGATAGTCAATCGCGGACTTGataaaaccaaaaagaaTGATCTAGAAATATTGCATAAGGTAAGGGATCACTTAGAGAAGGGTGAACAGGTTCGGTGCTATCAGTGGAATAATAAGGAGATCGACTTTCTCAATACACTTCAACTATTGACGGCAAAACCTGCGATATTTCTGGCTAATATGTCCGAGAAAGATTTCATCCGTCAACGGAGTAAGTGGCTTGCGAAGGTAAAAGAATGGATCGACAAGCATACCGGGGAGCTTCTTATCCCAGTTTCCGCGGAGATGGAGGCCAACCTCCTTAATATGTCTTCAGAAGAAGCCGAAGAATTTCTCAAGCAAAATAAAACTAAGTCTCAAGTTCCGAAGATTATAACCAGTGCTTACCATGCGATTAACTTGATTCACTATTTTACAGCGGGCCCGGATGAAGTGAAATGTTGGACAATACAACGTGGCACAAAAGCCCCTCAGGCCGCTGGAAAGATTCATTCTGACATGGAGAAAGGATTCATCTGTGCCGAGGTGATTCACTGGGAGGACTACGAAAAATTGGAGAGTGAAGCTGCCTGTCGCGAAGCAGGTAAGCAACATCAGGAGGGAAGGAACTATGAGGTAAGGGACGGTGATATAATCTTCTTCAAATTTAATGCAGCTAAAGGAGGTAAGAAGTAA
- a CDS encoding protein phosphatase 2C, putative: protein MDLFGAYASHAQAVLCTPVRDKYSILMEDDKIRVGTSSMQGWRSTMEDAHAIHLSLPNLPLHISPHDAAMAAVFDGHSGCKTAQFAATHMARWITSSESFVSGNVENAIFEAFISGDAAIRRSMPHEQSGCTGNCIVLVQNNLYCGNVGDSRAVMCRGGVPLPLSEDHKPTLLREKERIKKAGYYVRNGRVNGILSLSRALGDFAFKDHHLKPEDQAISAVPDVLHVKLTPQDEFVVIACDGVWEKFSNERVVKFVREEVGDHGDLSLACERLMDSCLAPVSAAPGADNMTVIIVQFKSSFLKRVEDGFADDHSSNVKL from the coding sequence ATGGACTTATTTGGAGCATATGCTTCTCATGCACAGGCGGTGCTATGTACACCAGTAAGAGATAAGTATTCGATTTTGATGGAGGATGATAAAATTCGTGTGGGCACAAGTAGTATGCAGGGATGGAGGAGCACAATGGAAGATGCCCACGCCATTCACCTTTCCCTACCAAATCTCCCCCTTCATATATCTCCTCATGACGCTGCTATGGCAGCAGTCTTTGATGGACACTCGGGATGCAAAACGGCTCAGTTCGCTGCAACACATATGGCGAGATGGATAACTTCAAGTGAGTCGTTTGTTTCGGGAAATGTAGAAAACGCGATTTTTGAAGCCTTCATTTCGGGCGATGCAGCTATTCGGAGGAGTATGCCTCATGAGCAGAGTGGCTGCACGGGGAATTGCATAGTGCTAGTGCAGAATAATTTATACTGCGGTAATGTTGGCGATAGCCGTGCGGTTATGTGTCGGGGAGGGGTTCCCTTACCTCTAAGCGAGGATCATAAACCTACTCTTCTCAGGGAAAAGGAGCGGATAAAAAAAGCAGGATATTACGTTCGAAACGGGCGTGTAAATGGTATACTGTCGTTGAGCCGCGCTTTAGGTGATTTTGCATTTAAGGACCACCATTTAAAACCTGAGGATCAAGCGATAAGCGCGGTTCCAGATGTTCTTCACGTGAAGCTCACGCCTCAGGATGAGTTCGTTGTTATCGCTTGCGATGGCGTGTGGGAGAAGTTTTCTAACGAAAGGGTTGTTAAATTTGTTCGAGAGGAGGTGGGAGACCACGGCGATCTTTCGCTGGCATGTGAACGGTTGATGGACTCTTGCCTGGCTCCTGTGTCGGCTGCTCCTGGTGCGGATAATATGACCGTCATCATCGTTCAGTTTAAAAGTTCCTTTTTGAAGAGGGTAGAAGATGGCTTTGCCGACGATCATTCGAGTAATGTAAAATTATGA
- a CDS encoding dual specificity protein phosphatase, putative, translating to MVRRGASAMNRQRPGVSGTSPELGKGFGVSMVDVEKVFAVIRFISQHSSSEAVPSVSCNISVGEERSMAAKKGALDSSNALLSSTVDQALERYRMAVTNVPVQLDLVESTRSDLRNVMLEAYADRAAEVNALWECGTKIPLSPGAEQPLFLQGNMYQVQSMHEVVPGLFIGSYHPASNKILLQQRGVTHILCCIDVLPRFPNDFKYMTVPAQDAPNYNISIFFEKTYNFIESAIVGQCSSVLVHCGAGISRAPTIAAAYLIRKLRMPADSVIALIQRKRPVASPNAGFRQQLKKYQRDLGVA from the coding sequence ATGGTGAGACGGGGTGCATCTGCAATGAACCGCCAGCGACCGGGGGTGTCCGGAACGTCTCCTGAGCTTGGAAAGGGATTCGGGGTTTCGATGGTTGATGTTGAAAAGGTTTTTGCGGTTATACGCTTTATTTCGCAACACAGTTCTTCAGAAGCCGTGCCATCTGTTAGTTGCAATATTAGTGTGGGTGAAGAACGTTCAATGGCTGCGAAAAAGGGCGCATTGGATTCCTCTAATGCTCTTTTATCATCCACTGTCGACCAGGCATTAGAGCGATATCGTATGGCTGTCACTAACGTACCTGTGCAGTTGGATTTAGTAGAAAGCACGCGTTCAGATCTTCGGAATGTTATGCTAGAGGCCTATGCGGATAGGGCTGCTGAAGTGAATGCGCTATGGGAGTGTGGTACAAAAATTCCGCTCTCCCCTGGTGCTGAACAACCGCTCTTCCTGCAGGGCAACATGTACCAAGTGCAGAGCATGCATGAGGTTGTGCCAGGTTTATTTATTGGTTCCTATCACCCAGCGTCAAACAAAATTCTTCTGCAGCAGCGAGGAGTGACGCATATACTTTGTTGTATTGATGTACTTCCACGATTCCCCAATGATTTCAAATACATGACGGTCCCTGCGCAGGATGCACCTAATTACAAcatttcaatttttttcgaGAAGACGTATAACTTTATTGAGTCAGCGATTGTGGGGCAATGCTCCTCTGTGCTTGTACACTGCGGGGCCGGTATATCCCGTGCTCCAACAATTGCTGCCGCATATCTTATTAGAAAGTTGCGTATGCCAGCGGACAGTGTAATCGCACTTATCCAGCGTAAACGGCCTGTTGCCTCCCCAAATGCGGGATTCCGGCAGCAGTTGAAGAAATACCAGCGTGATTTGGGTGTTGCGTGA